From the Accumulibacter sp. genome, one window contains:
- a CDS encoding helicase-related protein — protein MNTQTRFQPGSLVSARGREWIVLPQSDSDTLHLRPLGAAEDDATLIFLPIERQPVTPASFPWPTVAQSASYAAGQLLRDALRLRLRSGAGPFRSFGNIAVEPRAYQLVPLLMALKQEVVRLLVADDVGIGKTIEAALIVRELMDRGEIGRLSVLCPPHLCEQWQRELKERFHIQAVVVRNTTAARLERGLPANQSVFEAYPYTVVSLDYVKSDRRRDEFQRACPECVIVDEAHTCTVSGQGRQQRHTLLKGLAENAERHLILLTATPHSGDEQAFFNLLGLLNPSFRELQDAAPGARQPLREQLARHFVQRRRPDIEEWQDRQVFPERLTAEITYQLTGAWGRLFDEVLAYARTLVERAEGQGALRQRMSWWAALALLRCISSSPAAAVNALRTRLASGTLGEGEDAAQSLEEAEALGRERVLDGAEDDLSTQDIEPAARTEDSALLSELIDEAESLSGPGQDPKLKRLLDHLGELTGAGFQPVVFCRYIATAHYVAEALRKAFKNYRVQAVTGEFASSEREAAVDAMGEAEKRILVATDCLSEGINLQHLFTAVVHYDLSWNPTRHEQREGRVDRFGQKAREVRSTMLYGRDNPVDGAVLQVILRKAESIRKELGVLVPMPDDEGKLTQALVGAVLLRKGSVASVSPQRTLDFGQPALEIETAWQSARERAARNRTLFAQRRLKPEDVLPEWQKTVAVLGGEEDVARFVRRAASRLGAPLEATTGAVAGHWKLHAGSLASPALRERLAGEGLVGTLRIDFHQPPAPAARFIHRTHPLVACLADHLLEHALDDEAVADAATDIARAGAIFTAAVSVRTTVLLLRLRHQLTVTRRQRSRLLLCEETVTVAVAEGQGDGLLAGDAVRELLAAEPDRNMPPPLRDHHLQQQLDRLPALQPALEGLARDRAQALLDDHRRVREASGSTGDYRVTPSLPVDVMGVFVLVPA, from the coding sequence ATGAACACCCAGACCCGCTTCCAGCCTGGCAGCCTCGTTTCCGCCCGCGGCCGCGAATGGATCGTCCTGCCGCAGTCCGACAGCGACACCCTGCACCTGCGCCCGCTCGGCGCGGCCGAGGACGATGCGACGCTGATCTTCCTGCCGATCGAGCGTCAGCCGGTGACGCCTGCCAGCTTCCCCTGGCCGACCGTGGCGCAAAGTGCCAGTTACGCAGCGGGCCAGTTGCTGCGTGACGCCCTGCGGCTCAGGCTGCGCAGCGGCGCCGGGCCGTTCCGCAGCTTCGGCAACATCGCCGTCGAACCGCGTGCCTACCAGCTCGTGCCGCTGCTCATGGCCCTCAAGCAGGAAGTCGTGCGCCTGCTCGTCGCCGACGACGTCGGCATCGGCAAGACCATCGAGGCGGCGCTGATCGTCCGCGAGCTGATGGACCGCGGCGAGATCGGCCGCCTGAGCGTCCTCTGCCCGCCGCACCTGTGCGAGCAGTGGCAGCGCGAGCTCAAGGAACGCTTCCACATCCAGGCGGTCGTCGTCCGCAACACCACGGCGGCGCGCCTCGAGCGCGGCCTGCCGGCCAACCAGTCGGTTTTCGAGGCCTACCCGTACACTGTGGTCAGCCTCGACTACGTCAAGTCCGACCGCCGCCGCGACGAATTCCAGCGCGCCTGCCCGGAATGCGTGATCGTCGACGAAGCCCACACCTGTACCGTCAGCGGCCAGGGCCGGCAGCAGCGCCATACGCTGCTCAAGGGGCTCGCCGAGAACGCGGAGCGCCACCTGATCCTGCTCACCGCAACGCCACACTCCGGCGACGAGCAAGCCTTCTTCAACCTGCTCGGCTTGCTGAACCCGAGTTTTCGCGAGTTGCAGGATGCCGCACCCGGCGCCCGCCAGCCGCTGCGCGAGCAGCTCGCCCGTCACTTCGTCCAGCGCCGCCGGCCGGACATCGAGGAATGGCAGGACCGTCAGGTCTTCCCCGAGCGCCTGACCGCCGAGATCACCTATCAGCTCACCGGCGCCTGGGGCCGTCTCTTCGACGAAGTGCTCGCCTACGCCCGCACCCTGGTCGAGCGCGCCGAGGGCCAGGGTGCCCTGCGCCAGCGCATGAGCTGGTGGGCGGCGCTCGCGCTGCTGCGCTGCATCTCGTCGTCGCCGGCGGCTGCCGTCAACGCCTTGCGTACCCGACTTGCCAGCGGCACGCTCGGGGAGGGCGAAGACGCCGCTCAGAGCCTCGAAGAGGCTGAGGCGCTGGGCCGCGAGCGCGTGCTCGACGGTGCCGAGGACGACCTCAGCACGCAGGACATCGAGCCGGCCGCCCGCACGGAAGACAGCGCGCTGCTCAGCGAGCTGATCGACGAGGCCGAGTCATTGTCCGGGCCGGGACAGGACCCGAAGCTCAAGCGCCTGCTCGACCACCTCGGCGAGCTCACCGGCGCCGGCTTCCAGCCGGTTGTCTTCTGCCGCTACATCGCCACGGCGCATTACGTTGCCGAAGCTCTGCGCAAGGCGTTCAAGAATTACCGGGTGCAGGCGGTCACCGGCGAATTCGCGTCCTCCGAGCGCGAAGCGGCGGTCGACGCCATGGGCGAGGCAGAAAAGCGCATCCTCGTCGCCACCGACTGCCTGTCCGAGGGCATCAACCTGCAGCACCTGTTCACCGCCGTCGTCCATTACGACCTGTCGTGGAACCCGACCCGCCACGAGCAGCGCGAGGGCCGCGTCGACCGCTTCGGCCAGAAGGCGCGCGAGGTGCGCAGCACGATGCTCTATGGCCGCGACAATCCGGTCGATGGTGCCGTGCTGCAGGTCATCCTGCGCAAGGCCGAGAGCATCCGCAAGGAACTCGGCGTGCTGGTGCCGATGCCCGACGACGAAGGCAAGCTCACCCAGGCACTGGTCGGCGCCGTGCTGCTCAGGAAGGGCAGCGTCGCCAGCGTTTCGCCGCAGCGAACGCTCGACTTCGGCCAGCCGGCGCTGGAGATCGAAACCGCCTGGCAATCGGCCCGTGAGCGCGCCGCGCGCAACCGTACCCTGTTTGCGCAGCGCCGCCTGAAGCCCGAGGACGTGCTGCCGGAATGGCAGAAGACCGTCGCCGTCCTCGGCGGCGAGGAGGACGTTGCCCGCTTCGTCCGCCGTGCCGCCAGCCGCCTTGGCGCGCCACTGGAAGCGACCACCGGCGCGGTCGCCGGCCACTGGAAGCTGCACGCCGGCAGCCTGGCCTCGCCCGCGCTGCGCGAGCGCCTCGCCGGCGAGGGGCTGGTTGGCACCCTGCGCATCGACTTCCACCAGCCACCGGCGCCGGCCGCGCGTTTCATCCACCGCACCCATCCGCTCGTCGCCTGCCTCGCCGATCACCTGCTCGAGCATGCCCTCGACGACGAAGCCGTCGCCGATGCCGCGACCGACATCGCCCGCGCCGGCGCCATCTTCACCGCCGCCGTCAGTGTCCGCACCACGGTCCTGCTGCTGCGCCTGCGCCACCAGCTCACGGTCACCCGGCGCCAGCGCTCGCGCCTGTTGCTGTGCGAGGAGACGGTCACCGTTGCCGTTGCCGAAGGGCAGGGCGACGGCCTGTTGGCCGGCGATGCCGTGCGCGAACTGCTTGCGGCCGAACCCGACCGCAACATGCCGCCACCGCTGCGCGATCACCACCTGCAGCAGCAACTCGACCGCCTGCCCGCCCTGCAGCCGGCCCTCGAAGGTCTCGCCCGCGACCGTGCCCAGGCATTGCTCGACGACCACCGCCGCGTGCGCGAAGCTTCCGGCAGCACCGGCGACTACCGCGTCACGCCGAGCCTGCCGGTCGACGTGATGGGGGTCTTCGTGCTCGTTCCAGCCTAG
- a CDS encoding Eco57I restriction-modification methylase domain-containing protein, whose amino-acid sequence MARRTNELAFTALSIEGALLAPDFLNRIAHLEAAGQGEADYDIPRGLKLRDEIGRYWKIAENLWQDFAARRARADRDPFTTTAHHFLVPFCRQVLGFGDIRRVGAVDLAGRSFPVGWAAADGRVPLIFAGHDQPLDKPGPRHGDGSRRRSPFQLAQEYLNAHHASLWALVGNGLRLRVLRDNPSLTRPAYVEADLEAIFSEGLYPDFTALWLFAHASRFGQAGAEPADCPLESWRNAAQEDGIRARDRLRDGVADALRALGTGFLAHPANFELRRRIEAGELATQAFFEQLLRLVYRFIFLATIEDRELVFAPDASAEAKARYLAGYSLGRLRRLAARHRSYDRHADLWQALTITFAGLGSGQPALGLPALGGLFHAAQCPELDAAQLDNHALLSALFGLCFFREGAALSRVNYRDMDSEELGSVYESLLELVPEMTLSASVRRFGFVGDAEAGSSRGNARKLTGSYYTPDSLVQELIKSALDPVIARTLADNPQAPVRALLELTVCDPACGSGHFLLAAARRIAEEVARLSATDGNPLPADYRHALRDVVAHCIHGVDKNPMAVELARTALWLEAYSPDRALTFLDHHLRCGDALLGIVDPAVLDAGIPDKAFDALSGDDREAVKALKKANRDARKAIDKARAQAAVNLTLGLESAADAAALDALPDATLAEQEAKRAAFADAEAKSYASRARLAADIFVAAFVLPKTAVTQATVPTSQDLWLVMNGGDPRPGVAKTAGDAARSAQAFHWWQAFPQVKAKGGFSVLLGNPPWERIKLQEEEFFASRSPLVAEAPHKAERGRRIELLREGRLLHVLYPEVEAAQGLQPPNAAEQQLHADFLAARRSAEAASLFAHDAGRYPLTGVGDVNTYALFAETFAQLVADTGRAGFIVPTGIATDDSTKAFFADLTQSGRLASLYDIENREAVFPAVDSRMKFCLLTLGRAAAADFVCFATQVAQLADPRRRFRLTPDEFRLINPNTLTCPVFRSERDAELTKKLYRAAPVLIAEGPPERNPWGLWLHSRLFHMAEDSQHFIDSAGSNRLPLYEAKMVHQFDHRWATYGADGTSGDVAVDAKRDPNFAVTPRYWVDAAELESRLALRRWQRGWLMGWRDITNATNERTVIASVVPRVGVGNNLPLMFFSPRQDWRPCAALLGNLTSLVFDFVARHKTGGTHMNYFIYKQLPVLPPDRYSASDVAFIVPRVLELSDTAHDLAPWAADLGYVGPPFAWDPDRRAVLRAELDACYARLYGLSRDELRYILDPADIMGADYPSETFRVLKNNETREFGEYRTRRLVLEAWDRLAAGGCQGNQR is encoded by the coding sequence ATGGCCCGCCGTACCAACGAACTCGCCTTCACCGCCCTGAGCATCGAGGGCGCACTGCTGGCGCCCGACTTCCTCAACAGGATCGCCCACCTCGAAGCCGCCGGGCAGGGCGAGGCCGACTACGACATCCCGCGCGGCCTCAAGCTGCGCGACGAGATCGGCCGTTACTGGAAGATCGCCGAGAACCTCTGGCAGGACTTCGCCGCCCGCCGCGCGCGTGCCGACCGCGATCCGTTCACGACCACCGCGCACCATTTCCTCGTACCCTTCTGCCGCCAGGTGCTCGGCTTCGGCGACATCCGCCGCGTCGGCGCGGTCGACCTCGCCGGGCGCAGCTTTCCTGTCGGCTGGGCCGCCGCCGACGGCCGCGTGCCGCTGATCTTCGCCGGCCACGACCAGCCGCTCGACAAGCCCGGCCCGCGCCACGGCGACGGCAGCCGCCGCCGTTCGCCCTTCCAGCTCGCGCAGGAGTACCTCAATGCCCATCACGCCTCGCTCTGGGCGTTGGTCGGCAACGGCCTCCGGCTGCGTGTCCTGCGCGACAACCCGAGCCTGACCCGCCCGGCCTACGTCGAGGCCGACCTCGAAGCCATCTTCAGCGAAGGCCTCTACCCCGATTTCACCGCTCTCTGGCTCTTCGCCCACGCCAGCCGCTTCGGCCAGGCCGGCGCCGAACCTGCTGACTGCCCGCTCGAAAGCTGGCGCAACGCCGCCCAGGAAGACGGCATCCGCGCCCGCGACCGCCTGCGCGACGGCGTTGCCGACGCCCTGCGCGCCCTCGGCACGGGCTTTCTCGCCCACCCGGCCAACTTTGAGCTGCGTCGCCGCATCGAAGCCGGCGAACTCGCCACCCAGGCCTTCTTCGAGCAACTGCTGCGCCTCGTCTATCGCTTCATCTTCCTCGCCACCATCGAGGACCGCGAACTCGTCTTCGCCCCCGACGCCAGCGCCGAGGCAAAAGCCCGCTACCTCGCCGGCTACAGCCTCGGGCGGCTGCGCCGGCTCGCCGCACGCCACCGCAGCTACGACCGCCATGCCGACCTCTGGCAGGCGCTGACCATCACCTTCGCTGGCCTCGGTTCCGGCCAACCGGCGCTGGGTTTGCCCGCCCTCGGCGGCCTCTTTCACGCCGCCCAGTGCCCGGAGCTCGACGCCGCCCAGCTCGACAACCATGCGCTGCTCAGCGCGCTCTTCGGCCTCTGCTTCTTCCGCGAGGGCGCCGCACTCTCGCGCGTCAATTACCGCGACATGGATTCCGAGGAACTCGGCAGCGTCTACGAAAGCCTGCTCGAATTGGTGCCGGAGATGACGTTGAGCGCAAGCGTCCGCCGTTTCGGCTTCGTCGGTGACGCCGAGGCCGGCTCGAGCCGCGGCAACGCGCGCAAGCTCACCGGCTCCTACTACACCCCCGACAGCCTGGTGCAGGAGTTGATCAAGAGCGCCCTCGACCCGGTCATCGCCCGCACCCTCGCCGACAACCCGCAGGCGCCGGTCAGGGCGCTGCTCGAGCTCACCGTCTGCGACCCCGCCTGCGGCTCCGGCCACTTCCTGCTCGCCGCCGCCCGCCGCATCGCCGAGGAAGTCGCGCGCCTTTCCGCCACCGATGGCAACCCGCTGCCCGCCGACTATCGCCATGCCCTGCGCGACGTCGTCGCCCACTGCATCCACGGCGTCGACAAGAACCCGATGGCCGTCGAGCTCGCCCGTACCGCGCTCTGGCTCGAAGCCTACTCGCCCGACCGCGCGCTCACCTTCCTCGACCACCACCTGCGCTGCGGCGACGCGCTGCTCGGTATCGTCGACCCCGCCGTGCTCGACGCCGGCATCCCGGACAAGGCCTTCGACGCCCTTTCCGGCGACGACAGGGAAGCCGTCAAGGCGCTCAAGAAAGCCAACCGCGACGCCCGCAAGGCCATCGACAAGGCGCGGGCGCAGGCTGCGGTCAACCTCACCCTGGGCCTCGAATCCGCCGCCGACGCCGCGGCGCTCGACGCCTTGCCCGACGCCACGCTGGCCGAGCAGGAAGCCAAGCGCGCCGCTTTTGCCGACGCCGAGGCGAAAAGCTACGCCTCGCGCGCCCGCCTGGCGGCGGACATCTTCGTCGCCGCCTTCGTCCTGCCCAAGACGGCGGTCACGCAAGCGACGGTGCCGACCAGCCAGGACCTCTGGCTGGTGATGAATGGCGGCGACCCGCGGCCCGGTGTTGCCAAGACGGCCGGCGATGCCGCGCGCTCGGCGCAGGCCTTCCACTGGTGGCAGGCTTTTCCGCAGGTCAAGGCCAAGGGCGGCTTTTCGGTGCTGCTCGGCAACCCGCCGTGGGAGCGCATCAAGCTGCAGGAGGAGGAATTCTTCGCCAGCCGCAGCCCGCTCGTCGCCGAAGCGCCGCACAAGGCCGAGCGCGGGCGGCGTATCGAACTCCTGCGCGAGGGCCGGCTGCTGCATGTGCTCTACCCGGAGGTCGAGGCGGCGCAGGGGCTGCAGCCGCCCAATGCCGCCGAACAGCAACTGCACGCCGATTTCCTCGCCGCCCGGCGCAGCGCCGAAGCGGCCAGCCTGTTCGCGCACGACGCCGGGCGTTACCCGCTGACCGGCGTCGGCGACGTCAATACCTATGCGCTGTTCGCCGAGACCTTCGCCCAACTGGTCGCGGATACCGGGCGAGCGGGGTTCATCGTCCCGACCGGGATCGCCACCGACGACAGCACCAAGGCCTTCTTTGCCGACCTGACCCAGAGCGGCCGTCTGGCCAGCCTCTACGACATCGAGAACCGGGAAGCGGTATTTCCGGCGGTCGATAGCCGCATGAAGTTCTGCCTGCTCACCCTCGGCCGCGCCGCCGCCGCTGACTTCGTCTGCTTCGCCACTCAGGTCGCGCAACTGGCCGACCCGCGCCGCCGCTTCCGGCTGACGCCCGACGAATTCCGCCTGATCAACCCCAACACGCTGACCTGCCCGGTCTTCCGCAGCGAGCGCGATGCCGAGCTGACCAAGAAGCTCTACCGCGCCGCGCCGGTGCTGATCGCCGAAGGGCCGCCCGAGCGCAACCCGTGGGGTCTTTGGCTCCATTCTCGGTTGTTTCATATGGCTGAAGACAGCCAGCACTTTATTGACTCCGCAGGTTCAAATCGGCTGCCCCTCTACGAGGCGAAGATGGTTCACCAGTTCGACCATCGCTGGGCGACCTACGGTGCTGACGGCACCAGCGGCGATGTCGCGGTCGACGCCAAAAGAGACCCGAATTTTGCGGTAACGCCGCGTTACTGGGTCGACGCGGCAGAACTCGAATCCCGCCTCGCTTTAAGAAGATGGCAGCGCGGCTGGCTGATGGGCTGGCGGGACATCACCAATGCGACCAATGAGCGCACGGTGATCGCGTCGGTGGTGCCGCGGGTTGGGGTGGGGAACAACCTGCCGCTGATGTTTTTTTCGCCGCGCCAGGATTGGCGTCCATGTGCCGCGCTGCTCGGCAATCTCACCTCGCTAGTCTTCGATTTCGTCGCCCGCCACAAGACTGGCGGTACGCACATGAACTATTTCATCTACAAGCAGTTGCCGGTGCTCCCGCCCGACCGCTACAGCGCATCCGACGTCGCCTTCATCGTCCCGCGTGTCCTCGAACTGAGCGACACCGCCCACGACCTCGCGCCGTGGGCCGCCGACCTCGGCTACGTCGGCCCGCCCTTCGCCTGGGACCCCGACCGTCGCGCCGTCCTGCGCGCCGAACTCGACGCCTGCTACGCCCGCCTCTACGGCCTCAGCCGCGACGAACTGCGCTACATCCTCGACCCCGCCGACATCATGGGCGCCGACTACCCCTCCGAGACCTTCCGCGTCCTCAAGAACAACGAAACCCGCGAATTCGGCGAATACCGCACCCGCCGCCTGGTCCTGGAAGCCTGGGACCGGCTCGCGGCCGGCGGCTGCCAAGGTAACCAACGATGA
- a CDS encoding DUF4276 family protein: protein MSHIVCIVEGDGEVKAVPLLLRRIAEARGVFDLNVSPPIRVHRHRFLQREEEFHRHVRLAAAKAGDGMVLVLLDADDDCPAELAAAIETRAREVAGPVRLAVVLANREYEAWFLAGVASLAGKRGLPETLQAPVAAEAIRNAKGWLGERMASRGYHPVSDQPALSAMLDIDLACAHSRSFRKFVKECERALAE from the coding sequence ATGAGCCACATCGTCTGTATCGTCGAAGGTGACGGGGAGGTCAAGGCGGTTCCCCTGTTGCTGCGCCGGATTGCCGAGGCGAGAGGGGTATTCGACCTGAACGTGAGTCCGCCCATCCGCGTGCATCGGCATCGCTTCCTCCAGCGTGAGGAAGAGTTCCACCGTCATGTGCGGCTTGCCGCGGCCAAGGCCGGGGATGGAATGGTACTGGTTCTGTTGGATGCCGATGACGATTGCCCGGCCGAACTTGCGGCGGCGATTGAGACACGGGCCCGGGAGGTTGCGGGACCCGTCCGGCTGGCGGTCGTGCTGGCCAATCGCGAGTATGAGGCCTGGTTTCTTGCCGGTGTGGCTTCCCTGGCGGGCAAGCGCGGGTTGCCGGAAACGCTGCAGGCGCCGGTTGCTGCCGAGGCGATTCGCAACGCCAAAGGATGGTTGGGTGAGCGCATGGCGAGCAGGGGCTATCACCCAGTGAGTGACCAACCGGCCCTGAGTGCCATGCTCGATATCGATCTGGCGTGCGCCCACAGCCGTTCCTTCCGCAAATTCGTGAAGGAATGCGAACGGGCGCTTGCCGAATGA
- a CDS encoding ATP-binding protein, producing MTSWKFYGRRDELEAIKLLLTRGRWYFCAISGRRRIGKTSLIREALLAAGGESGSAAALYVQIPDSDERDVVSVFADALAAFADANPGRLPATLALDRLRRFSDMARAIGVLCRAGIFVVVDEFQYFNRKSLAAFTSLLQAEVDALTGSASGGIFVLGSIHTEMTALLEDRGSPLYARVTDRLTLDHWDFATLFQVFADQGLDSPRDWLTFWAVFEGVPKFYRDCAYQGTFAADGRSAADRIIDTLFLSARAPLLEEAGTWFLRELRGAGVSLLRLLARQQPCAHQQLSAAYAESLGDSRSFATYLATLIDRYRLVERLNPVFAPASNRQARYQISDNFLAAWLAAIEPAVQAARVQPPGQALRIGEVRLENHEGPTFERMVRKLMAEASRRGVADFPLTELVHGYWNRPRDAARLVEIDIVAVNENDRRVRFGSCKRAAAKHTPAALATFGQHVDDFLATATGRRFKGWQQERALYSPVFAPAERQSLAAQGYACVDLADYHRWLTPTDSR from the coding sequence ATGACATCCTGGAAGTTCTACGGCCGCCGCGACGAACTGGAGGCAATCAAGCTGCTGCTCACACGCGGGCGCTGGTATTTCTGCGCGATCAGCGGCCGCCGGCGCATCGGCAAGACCTCGCTGATCCGCGAGGCGCTGCTGGCAGCGGGGGGTGAAAGCGGCTCGGCCGCGGCGCTTTACGTGCAGATTCCCGATAGCGACGAGCGCGATGTCGTATCGGTCTTTGCCGATGCGCTCGCCGCCTTTGCCGATGCCAACCCCGGTCGTCTGCCGGCTACTCTGGCGCTCGACCGGCTGCGGCGCTTCTCGGACATGGCACGTGCCATCGGGGTGCTCTGCCGAGCCGGCATCTTTGTCGTCGTCGACGAATTCCAGTATTTCAACCGCAAGTCGCTCGCGGCATTCACCTCCTTGCTGCAGGCCGAAGTCGACGCGCTCACCGGTTCCGCCAGCGGTGGCATCTTCGTTCTCGGCTCGATCCATACCGAGATGACCGCGCTGCTCGAGGATCGTGGTTCGCCGCTCTATGCCCGCGTGACCGACCGCCTGACGCTCGACCACTGGGATTTCGCCACGCTCTTTCAGGTCTTTGCCGACCAGGGGCTGGACAGCCCGCGCGACTGGCTGACTTTCTGGGCAGTCTTCGAGGGTGTTCCCAAGTTCTACCGCGACTGTGCCTATCAGGGCACTTTCGCGGCCGATGGCCGCAGCGCTGCCGACCGGATCATCGACACCCTGTTTCTTTCGGCCCGCGCGCCGCTGCTCGAGGAAGCCGGCACCTGGTTCCTGCGCGAACTGCGCGGCGCCGGGGTCTCGCTGCTGCGCCTGCTTGCACGCCAGCAACCCTGCGCCCATCAGCAACTCTCCGCCGCCTATGCTGAAAGCCTTGGCGACAGCCGCTCCTTCGCCACCTATCTGGCGACGCTGATCGACCGCTACCGCCTCGTCGAACGGCTCAATCCGGTATTCGCGCCGGCGAGCAATCGCCAGGCTCGCTACCAGATCAGCGACAACTTCCTCGCCGCCTGGCTGGCGGCCATCGAGCCGGCGGTGCAGGCGGCGCGCGTCCAGCCACCGGGGCAGGCGCTGCGCATTGGCGAAGTTCGCCTCGAAAACCACGAGGGCCCCACCTTCGAGCGCATGGTCCGCAAGCTGATGGCCGAAGCGTCACGGCGCGGGGTCGCCGATTTTCCGCTCACCGAGTTGGTGCACGGCTACTGGAACCGGCCGCGCGATGCCGCCCGCCTAGTCGAGATCGACATCGTTGCCGTCAATGAAAACGACCGGCGTGTTCGTTTCGGCAGTTGCAAGCGCGCTGCCGCCAAACACACTCCGGCAGCACTCGCCACCTTCGGGCAGCACGTCGACGATTTTCTCGCCACCGCCACCGGCCGCCGTTTCAAGGGCTGGCAACAGGAGCGCGCGCTGTACTCCCCGGTGTTCGCCCCCGCCGAGCGCCAATCCCTGGCAGCCCAGGGCTACGCCTGCGTCGACCTCGCCGACTATCACCGCTGGCTGACGCCGACCGATTCCCGCTGA
- a CDS encoding AAA family ATPase: MASSVFIRRVRAKNFKSIAACDVELGPLSYLVGPNGSGKSNFLDVLHFVKDALQGSLENALHLRGGLSEVRRRSGGHPNHFGVRLDFRLPDGRDGRYAFNIGPRPAGGFEVQQEECAIAGPGGGPSYRVVQGAPERTSEEVFPVSTPDRLALVNAGGLPAFRPVFDALSRMTFYNLNPRVIRDLQKPQDGSALKSLGENIASVLAFMERQAPEDKALVEDYLKLVVPSVQGVERAGVGHMETLVFRQDIAGSKQPWRFPANSMSDGTLRALGILVALYQGGGSGRPSVVGIEEPEVALHPAAAAVVRDALTRAATRSQILVTSHSPELLDDASVAVESLLAVSARAGVTKIAPVDQASRMAIREGLFTAGELLTLNQLEPDPSRLADPEGRQLKLFGAEQ; this comes from the coding sequence ATGGCATCGAGTGTGTTCATCCGCCGGGTTCGGGCCAAGAATTTCAAGAGCATCGCCGCCTGCGATGTCGAACTCGGGCCGCTGAGCTATCTGGTCGGCCCGAACGGCTCGGGAAAGAGCAACTTTCTCGACGTTCTGCACTTCGTCAAGGACGCCTTGCAAGGCTCGCTCGAGAATGCGCTGCATTTGCGTGGCGGCCTTTCCGAGGTGCGGCGCCGCTCTGGCGGGCATCCGAACCATTTCGGCGTGCGTCTGGATTTTCGTCTGCCGGATGGACGGGATGGCCGTTACGCTTTCAACATCGGGCCGCGGCCAGCCGGCGGTTTCGAGGTGCAACAGGAGGAGTGCGCGATTGCCGGTCCGGGTGGCGGTCCGAGCTATCGGGTCGTGCAGGGCGCGCCGGAAAGAACGAGCGAAGAAGTCTTTCCGGTCAGCACGCCGGATCGCCTGGCCTTGGTCAACGCCGGGGGGCTGCCGGCATTCCGGCCGGTATTCGATGCCTTGAGCCGGATGACTTTTTACAACCTCAACCCGCGAGTCATTCGTGATCTGCAGAAGCCGCAGGATGGCTCGGCATTGAAGTCGCTCGGTGAGAACATCGCCAGCGTGCTCGCCTTCATGGAGCGTCAAGCACCGGAAGACAAGGCGCTGGTCGAGGACTATCTCAAACTGGTCGTGCCGTCGGTGCAAGGCGTCGAGCGAGCCGGCGTCGGGCACATGGAGACCCTGGTATTCCGTCAGGACATCGCGGGCTCGAAACAGCCGTGGCGTTTTCCGGCCAACAGCATGTCGGACGGGACCTTGCGGGCGCTGGGTATTCTCGTTGCCTTGTATCAGGGTGGAGGGAGCGGCCGCCCCAGCGTGGTGGGCATCGAGGAACCGGAGGTGGCGCTGCATCCGGCGGCGGCAGCGGTGGTGCGCGATGCGTTGACGCGGGCAGCGACGCGCAGTCAGATACTCGTCACCAGCCATAGTCCCGAACTGCTCGACGATGCTTCCGTTGCCGTGGAAAGTCTGCTGGCGGTTTCCGCGCGTGCGGGCGTTACCAAGATCGCGCCAGTTGACCAGGCGTCGCGCATGGCTATTCGCGAAGGCTTGTTCACGGCCGGCGAATTGCTGACCCTGAACCAGCTCGAACCCGATCCGAGCCGTCTGGCCGATCCGGAAGGGCGGCAGCTGAAGTTGTTCGGGGCCGAGCAATGA